The Callithrix jacchus isolate 240 chromosome X, calJac240_pri, whole genome shotgun sequence genome contains a region encoding:
- the TSC22D3 gene encoding TSC22 domain family protein 3 isoform X4: MNTEMYQTPMEVAVYQLHNFSISFFSSLLGGDVVSVKLDNSASGASVVAIDNKIEQAMDLVKNHLMYAVREEVEVLKEQIRELVEKNSQLERENTLLKTLASPEQLEKFQSRLIPEEPAPESPQVPEAPGGSAV; encoded by the exons ATGAACACCGAAATGTATCAGACCCCCATGGAGGTGGCGGTCTATCAGCTGCACAATTTCTCcatctccttcttctcttccctgctTGGAGGGGATGTGGTTTCCGTTAAGCTGGATAACAG TGCCTCCGGAGCCAGCGTGGTGGCCATAGACAACAAGATCGAACAGGCCATG GATCTGGTGAAGAACCATCTGATGTATGCTGTGAGAGAGGAGGTGGAGGTCCTGAAGGAGCAGATCCGAGAGCTGGTGGAGAAGAACTCTCAGCTGGAGCGCGAGAACACCCTGTTGAAGACCCTGGCGAGCCCAGAGCAGCTGGAGAAGTTCCAGTCCCGCCTGATCCCTGAAGAGCCAGCTCCCGAATCCCCACAAGTGCCCGAGGCCCCTGGTGGCTCTGCGGTGTAA
- the TSC22D3 gene encoding TSC22 domain family protein 3 isoform X5 produces MDLVKNHLMYAVREEVEVLKEQIRELVEKNSQLERENTLLKTLASPEQLEKFQSRLIPEEPAPESPQVPEAPGGSAV; encoded by the exons ATG GATCTGGTGAAGAACCATCTGATGTATGCTGTGAGAGAGGAGGTGGAGGTCCTGAAGGAGCAGATCCGAGAGCTGGTGGAGAAGAACTCTCAGCTGGAGCGCGAGAACACCCTGTTGAAGACCCTGGCGAGCCCAGAGCAGCTGGAGAAGTTCCAGTCCCGCCTGATCCCTGAAGAGCCAGCTCCCGAATCCCCACAAGTGCCCGAGGCCCCTGGTGGCTCTGCGGTGTAA